TGAATCAGTCCGCTGAGTACGCGCTTCGCGCCGCGGCGCGACTCTCCGCCCTTCCGCCCGAGGGGTCCATGCACGCCCGCGAGCTCGCGGACGTGCTCGACGTCCCGGCCAACTATCTCTCCAAGGTGCTGCACCAGCTCGCCGTGGCCGGGATCCTCGAGTCGCGACGCGGGCGGAGCGGCGGCTTCCGGCTCGCGCGACCGGCCGACGAGATCACGCTCGAGGCGGTGGTCGCACCGTTCGAGGATGTGGGGCGTTACCGGCAGTGCCTGCTCGGGAAGTCGGTGTGCAGCGACAGCCGCCCGTGCGCGGCGCACGCCCGGTGGAGGCCGGTGGGGCGGCTCATGACGAGCTTCCTCACGCGGACCACGCTCGCCGATGTCGGGCAGCGGCCGGTCCGCATCACCGGGCGCTGAGGGGCCGGCGCGACCCGGCGATGGTCATCGGCGATCGTCTTCGGCTCGTGGTCGCAGCCGGTCGTAGCGGAGACGAACGGTCCGTGGGCGACGGCGTGATCGGCCCGGGTCTCCGTGATCCCTCAACAGGGTCCGCGTCGTTGCAGGCGGACGCCACGGGGCCGGATCGCCGGGGGGAGGAGTCGCGATGCTCCAAGACGTCATCCTTCCGAAGCGCGAAGAGGCCTATCTCAGCGAGTCCACGGGCGAAGGAACGGCAGCGCCAGCATGTGGGTGGCGCGCACCAGGCGACCCGACGCGCGCACATTGGTCGTGATGGCAGCTGCCGCGCGGTGATCAGGATAGATGATCAGCACGGAATAGCCGCCTCGACCGTTCCCGCCATGCCACCAGTTCGGCACGAAGTCCTCGATCGCGACACCGAACGTGTCGACCAGGGCGTCGCCTGGAATGAAGCCGTATCCGTACGGGGGTGCGTTCCCGCCCCCCGCCGAATGGATGCGCAACATCTGCTGCAGCGAGCCGGCGCTCACCAGGCGTCCGTCAACGAGGGCCAGCCCGAATCGCACCAGGTCCTCGGCGGTCGAGATGAACCCGCCGCCAAGGAACTTGCAGCTCGCATCGATCCCGACGGTCTCGGAGAAGTTGCCGCGCTCGTCCCGGTCGTAGAACGCGGCGACGTTCACGCGCGCCGTCGGCCCGCCTTCGATCGCGGTCGACGTCATTCCGGCGGGCTTGAAGACACGCTCGCGCATGAGCACATCGAACGGCCTCCCGTCCGCCGCTTCGAGTACCGCCGAGAGCAGGACATAGCCGAACGTCGTGTAGCGATAGTCGGTGCCGGGCGCGAACTGGAGGGGGTCATCGACGAAATCGCCCAAGGCCTCCCCGGGACTCGCGCAGCGTGAGTCGCTGACGCTGTCCCACTCACCGTCCCGGTAGTGCCGGATGCCGGAACGGTGCGCGAGGAGCTGTCGTACCGACACCACGCCGATGTGCGTGGGCAGGCGAGGGAGGTGTCGCGAGATGGGGGCGTCGAGATCGAGCCGTCCTGCCTCGGCGAGTGCCATCGCGGCGACGGCGCCGAGGGACTTCGAGGTACTGTAGATCCGGAACCGCGTCCGC
This region of Gemmatimonadota bacterium genomic DNA includes:
- a CDS encoding Rrf2 family transcriptional regulator codes for the protein MLNQSAEYALRAAARLSALPPEGSMHARELADVLDVPANYLSKVLHQLAVAGILESRRGRSGGFRLARPADEITLEAVVAPFEDVGRYRQCLLGKSVCSDSRPCAAHARWRPVGRLMTSFLTRTTLADVGQRPVRITGR
- a CDS encoding beta-lactamase family protein; amino-acid sequence: MTAAERIAGSVAVDSQDLLPGYAGAVGREGRIVFSRAAGLADVRSARPATPRTRFRIYSTSKSLGAVAAMALAEAGRLDLDAPISRHLPRLPTHIGVVSVRQLLAHRSGIRHYRDGEWDSVSDSRCASPGEALGDFVDDPLQFAPGTDYRYTTFGYVLLSAVLEAADGRPFDVLMRERVFKPAGMTSTAIEGGPTARVNVAAFYDRDERGNFSETVGIDASCKFLGGGFISTAEDLVRFGLALVDGRLVSAGSLQQMLRIHSAGGGNAPPYGYGFIPGDALVDTFGVAIEDFVPNWWHGGNGRGGYSVLIIYPDHRAAAAITTNVRASGRLVRATHMLALPFLRPWTR